A section of the Carya illinoinensis cultivar Pawnee chromosome 12, C.illinoinensisPawnee_v1, whole genome shotgun sequence genome encodes:
- the LOC122290448 gene encoding putative disease resistance protein At4g19050 isoform X11, translating to MADQQSAERSNETKSKEIATKDSGHPTESAEGNKEVASTKEIARKDSGNPTESAEGNKEVASTKEIARKYSRNPTELAEGNKEVASTKEIARKDSGNPTESAEGNKEVASTKEISRKDSINPRELAKGNKEVASTKEIARKDSGNPTESAEGNKEVASTKEIARKDSGNPTELAEGNKEVASTKGHQLLPREFVTELAEGNKEVASTKEIARKDSGNPTESTEGNKEVASTKEIARKNSGNPIESADGNKEVASTKEIASQNPTESAARNKDDVKSTEENDFENYIMEQLEDENVETIALEGEAGVGKTWKARKSNDFIINSENHFYGNLWISMNKEHDKRFLYDVLAHQLSVQASTDDYQEGNDEKKSEELVRKITNMLVERKSKESEVLEITKMLREMELKKMEELVSEIPKKLRGIESNNLEVLVITKMVREMESKKTEELKRKITQKLGEMEEKKLWEMAKKKKSGGSDRLSDNKVFQSNDRLEDQKPKTEKSIKSVWKKKEKNKTVGLPINEKSGGHISSSKEKLFLLVILDDIRSDSTYEEGTRAELETLLPKESRPKFLVTRRRDTVSKDEKILKNGELIIDIEPLREKESGTLFKKLLKTSILHEESFVASIEKIAQKSNGLPIAVVKLVVEALNLSGANDLELLKLENALKQIANYKEADKCTSSLLRLAIHMLHGSDHGSCSTPGNDTLVNCYWHSWEFISRHGAIDYNVLIFSWILEGYFGSADHIKQSYEEGHRVLMKLIGCGLLKMLEDNLIMMEELVLSIPDCRRDGYEQRSVLGLARVLDESIWKGFGTLAPSDYMIKTPKRGPKKDKYISTLLIHGSSLCREDLDLYFEEKLGLQNLAIFNPRFDSIPRLLSKMEELCVLILRGCDQLQEIDAIQNLKSLTVLEISDANFLEKKEKITGDLFKEMTNLQTLNLCAVSIKMLPSSLSNLKQLRWLILRRCPFLESLPNLKELTNLEVLDLSGSTSLLNITDKTFSHLKKIQFLDFSHTSIKRLPFLCNLGNLENLTQLLLRNCKLNRLPSFKALPALQCIDISASNSNMLKDIKEDFFENKDKLKILHLSKTEISRLPSNFGNFPNLELLDLSDSSKLVTIPENAFKNMGCLRHLNLSNTKLESLPKISNLVNLRQLFLENCALHKLPKMEGVTRLEELHLSNASSLVEIEDQSFDYLSHIYLLDFSHTKIKTLPSLAKLNNLRSLNLSGTRLTFPCISSLTNLTQLSLRGCSISDQSEPNFGEHKKLEVLDLSEITGITSLSTLNNLTSLRELKLRGCSKLEQLQHLESLAHLEVLDLWETGIKQFPKEICKLTQLKHLDLPKGIMGIQESDLQKMEPEFHFYVFPEQGKAGDIHWHKVDPNFRRIYFNTLSLPGECRQFLEIIGSIEVKDVLKKAAYISLIGNKFITRLSDLGVENVDAMKGCWLQRCPEMETLCLEEEIEDKTVGNLEILWVSNLPKLKDLCSGIQPAGGGFKNLTEMYLDCCPLIKSVFHSSQFPEKLKILQIKFCEDLEILFEPNTLDKAGNLEILRASNLPKLKDLCSGIHTAGGGFKNLTEMYLDCCPLIKYVFHSSQFPEKLKILRIKFCKDLKRLFEQNNVLDADKKWSLQKLHLVELPKLTEMGVPESKKIRDVFPSLEAITVKECPMLEIMSEKIKEANCNNVEEDWNIQL from the exons ATGGCCGATCAGCAGTCTGCAGAGCGAAGTAATGAAACCAAGTCTAAAG AAATTGCCACGAAAGATAGCGGACATCCAACAGAGTCAGCTGAAGGAAACAAGGAGGTCGCATCCACAAAAG AAATTGCCAGGAAAGATAGCGGAAATCCAACAGAGTCAGCTGAAGGAAACAAGGAGGTCGCATCCACAAAAG AAATTGCCAGGAAATATAGCAGAAATCCAACAGAGTTAGCTGAAGGAAACAAGGAGGTCGCATCCACAAAAG AAATTGCCAGGAAAGATAGCGGAAATCCAACAGAGTCAGCTGAAGGAAACAAGGAGGTCGCATCCACAAAAG AAATTTCCAGGAAAGATAGCATAAATCCAAGAGAGTTAGCTAAAGGAAACAAGGAGGTCGCATCCACAAAAG AAATTGCCAGGAAAGATAGCGGAAATCCAACAGAGTCAGCTGAAGGAAACAAGGAGGTCGCCTCCACAAAAG AAATTGCCAGGAAAGATAGCGGAAATCCAACAGAGTTAGCTGAAGGAAACAAGGAGGTCGCATCCACAAAAG GTCATCAACTTTTACCAAGAGAATTTGTTACAGAGTTAGCTGAAGGAAACAAGGAGGTCGCATCCACAAAAG AAATTGCCAGGAAAGATAGCGGAAATCCAACAGAGTCAACTGAAGGAAACAAGGAGGTCGCATCCACAAAAG AAATTGCCAGGAAAAATAGCGGAAATCCAATAGAGTCAGCTGATGGAAACAAGGAGGTCGCATCTACAAAAG AAATTGCTAGCCAAAATCCAACAGAGTCAGCTGCAAGAAACAAGGACGACGTCAAATCCACGGAAG aaAACGATTTCGAGAATTATATAATGGAGCAGTTGGAGGACGAAAATGTGGAAACCATTGCCCTGGAGGGGGAAGCAGGAGTAGGGAAAACATGGAAGGCTAGAAAAAGCAATGATTTTATCATCAATTCTGAGAACCACTTCTATGGAAATCTTTGGATATCTATGAACAAAGAGCACGACAAAAGGTTCCTTTATGATGTCCTTGCCCATCAGTTGTCCGTACAAGCAAGTACCGATGATTATCAAGAAGGTAATGACGAAAAGAAATCGGAAGAGTTAGTAAGGAAGATAACAAATATGCTCGTGGAAAGGAAAAGCAAGGAATCGGAAGTGTTGGAGATAACTAAGATGCTCAGGGAAATGGAACTCAAGAAAATGGAAGAGTTGGTAAGCGAGATACCTAAGAAGCTCAGGGGAATAGAAAGCAACAACTTGGAAGTGTTGGTGATAACTAAGATGGTCAGGGAAATGGAGAGCAAGAAAACGGAAGAGTTGAAAAGGAAGATAACTCAGAAGCTCGGAGAAATGGAAGAGAAGAAACTCTGGGAGAtggcaaaaaaaaagaaatccggAGGATCAGATAGACTTTCTGATAACAAAGTATTTCAGAGTAATGATCGACTGGAAGATCAGAAGCCGAAAACTGAGAAGTCAATTAAAAGTGTctggaaaaagaaggaaaaaaataagactGTTGGGTTACCGATTAATGAGAAGTCTGGAGGACATATATCATCTTCTAAAGAAAAActatttcttttagtaattctGGATGATATTCGTAGTGACAGTACTTATGAAGAGGGAACTAGGGCTGAATTGGAAACGTTGCTGCCAAAGGAATCTAGGCCCAAGTTTTTAGTCACAAGAAGAAGGGACACAGTGAGCAAGGACGAGAAAATATTGAAGAATGGGGAACTGATCATTGATATTGAGCCCTTGCGAGAAAAAGAGTCAGGGACTCTATTTAAGAAACTTCTCAAAACTTCAATTCTCCATGAGGAAAGTTTTGTAGCAAGCATTGAGAAAATTGCCCAAAAGAGCAATGGTTTGCCAATTGCAGTAGTCAAACTGGTAGTAGAAGCCTTAAATCTATCAGGAGCAAATGATCTAGAGCTTTTGAAATTGGAAAATGCTCTGAAACAAATAGCTAATTATAAGGAAGCAGATAAATGCACAAGTTCGCTCTTGCGCTTAGCAATTCACATGTTGCATGGAAGTGATCATGGATCTTGCAGTACCCCAGGAAACGACACTTTGGTCAATTGCTATTGGCATAGCTGGGAATTCATAAGCAGACATGGTGCAATAGATTACAATGTGTTGATATTCAGCTGGATATTGGAAGGATATTTCGGTTCTGCCGATCATATTAAGCAGTCATATGAAGAAGGGCATCGTGTGTTGATGAAACTAATAGGATGTGGGTTGCTGAAAATGCTAGAAGATAATCTTATTATGATGGAAGAATTGGTTCTTTCCATTCCTGATTGTCGTCGTGATGGATATGAGCAGAGATCAGTCCTGGGATTAGCTCGTGTTCTTGACGAAAGCATTTGGAAAGGATTTGGGACACTTGCACCTTCAGATTATATGATAAAGACACCAAAAAGAGGcccaaaaaaagataaatatatttcCACTCTCCTCATTCATGGAAGTAGTCTCTGCAGGGAAGACCTAGATTTATACTTCGAGGAGAAGCTAGGACTCCAAAATCTTGCCATTTTCAATCCCAGGTTCGATTCAATCCCTCGATTATTGTCTAAAATGGAAGAGCTTTGTGTGTTGATTCTCAGAGGTTGTGATCAATTGCAAGAGATCGATGCCATCCAAAACCTGAAATCACTGACAGTTCTGGAGATATCCGATGCTAACTtcttagaaaagaaagaaaagatcaCTGGCGATCTTTTTAAGGAAATGACTAATCTTCAGACCCTTAACTTGTGTGCAGTCTCCATCAAAATGCTTCCTTCCTCTCTTTCTAACCTGAAACAACTACGTTGGCTCATCCTTAGGAGGTGCCCTTTTTTGGAAAGCTTGCCAAATCTAAAAGAACTTACAAATCTCGAGGTGCTTGATCTTTCTGGTTCTACATCTTTGCTAAATATTACAGACAAAACCTTCTCCCATCTCAAGAAAATCCAATTCCTTGATTTTTCCCATACCTCAATTAAAAGACTTCCATTCCTTTGCAACCTTGGCAACCTTGAAAATCTCACTCAACTCTTGTTGCGCAACTGTAAGTTAAATAGATTGCCTTCCTTTAAAGCCTTACCTGCTCTTCAGTGTATTGATATCTCAGCTTCTAATTCTAATATGTTAAAGGATATCAAAGAAGACTTTTTTGAAAATAAGGATAAACTCAAGATCCTTCATTTGTCCAAGACTGAAATCAGCCGTTTGCCTTCCAATTTTGGCAACTTTCCAAATCTTGAGCTGCTTGATCTTTCTGATTCCTCCAAATTGGTTACAATCCCAGAAAATGCCTTCAAAAACATGGGTTGCCTCCGTCATCTCAACCTCTCAAACACAAAACTTGAAAGTCTACCAAAAATATCCAACCTTGTTAACCTTCGACAGCTCTTTCTTGAGAATTGTGCACTACATAAATTACCAAAAATGGAAGGAGTTACAAGACTTGAGGAGCTTCATCTTTCTAATGCTTCTAGTCTAGTTGAGATTGAAGATCAATCATTTGATTATCTGAGCCATATTTATCTTCTTGATTTCTCACAtaccaaaattaaaactctaCCATCACTGGCCAAGCTCAATAACCTTCGTTCTCTCAACCTTTCGGGAACAAGACTTACATTTCCTTGCATTTCCAGTCTCACCAACCTCACTCAGCTTTCACTTCGAGGTTGTTCAATCTCAGATCAATCAGAGCCAAATTTTGGAGAACATAAAAAGCTCGAGGTTTTGGATCTATCAGAGATCACAGGAATCACGTCTCTATCAACATTGAACAATCTTACCAGTCTTCGGGAGCTCAAGTTGAGAGGGTGTTCGAAGTTGGAGCAGCTTCAACATTTGGAATCGCTTGCTCATTTAGAGGTTCTTGATTTGTGGGAGACGGGAATCAAGCAATTTCCCAAAGAGATTTGTAAGTTGACTCAGTTGAAGCACCTAGATCTGCCAAAGGGTATAATGGGTATTCAAGAATCTGACTTGCAGAAGATGGAGCCCGAATTTCACTTTTATGTTTTCCCTGAGCAAGGCAAAGCTGGGGACATCCATTGGCACAAAGTTGATCCTAACTTCAGAAGAATTTACTTCAACACTCTATCTTTACCTGGGGAGTGTCGCCAGTTTTTGGAAATCATTGGGTCTATTGAGGTTAAGGATGTCCTCAAGAAAGCTGCATATATATCTTTGATTGGAAATAAGTTCATCACACGATTATCAGATCTTGGTGTGGAAAATGTGGATGCAATGAAAGGTTGTTGGCTACAGAGGTGCCCGGAAATGGAGACATTATGTttggaagaagaaatagaagacaAAACGGTGGGAAATCTAGAGATTTTGTGGGTATCAAACCTTCCCAAATTGAAGGATTTATGCAGCGGGATACAGCCAGCAGGTGGGGGCTTTAAAAATCTAACAGAAATGTATCTAGATTGTTGCCCATTGATTAAATCTGTCTTTCATTCTTCCCAATTCCCGGAAAAGCTTAAGatcctccaaatcaaattctgtGAGGATTTAGAAATACTGTTTGAGCCGAATACCTTGGATAAAGCTGGAAATCTAGAGATTTTGCGGGCATCAAACCTTCCCAAATTGAAGGATTTATGCAGCGGGATACATACAGCAGGTGGGGGCTTTAAAAATCTAACAGAAATGTATCTAGATTGTTGCCCATTGATTAAATATGTCTTTCATTCATCCCAATTCCCGGAAAAGCTTAAGATCCTCCGGATCAAATTCTGTAAGGATTTAAAAAGACTATTCGAGCAGAATAATGTCTTGGACGCTGATAAAAAATGGAGTTTACAGAAATTGCATTTGGTGGAACTGCCCAAGTTGACTGAGATGGGGGTGCCAGAGTCGAAGAAGATTCGTGATGTATTTCCATCACTAGAAGCAATCACAGTGAAGGAATGCCCAATGCTGGAGATCATGTCGGAAAAAATAAAGGAGGCAAATTGTAACAACGTTGAAGAAGATTG gAATATACAACTATAA
- the LOC122290448 gene encoding putative disease resistance protein At4g19050 isoform X17: MADQQSAERSNETKSKEIATKDSGHPTESAEGNKEVASTKEIARKDSGNPTESAEGNKEVASTKEIARKYSRNPTELAEGNKEVASTKEIARKDSGNPTESAEGNKEVASTKEISRKDSINPRELAKGNKEVASTKEIARKDSGNPTESAEGNKEVASTKEIARKDSGNPTELAEGNKEVASTKEIARKDSGNPTESTEGNKEVASTKEIARKNSGNPIESADGNKEVASTKEIASQNPTESAARNKDDVKSTEENDFENYIMEQLEDENVETIALEGEAGVGKTWKARKSNDFIINSENHFYGNLWISMNKEHDKRFLYDVLAHQLSVQASTDDYQEGNDEKKSEELVRKITNMLVERKSKESEVLEITKMLREMELKKMEELVSEIPKKLRGIESNNLEVLVITKMVREMESKKTEELKRKITQKLGEMEEKKLWEMAKKKKSGGSDRLSDNKVFQSNDRLEDQKPKTEKSIKSVWKKKEKNKTVGLPINEKSGGHISSSKEKLFLLVILDDIRSDSTYEEGTRAELETLLPKESRPKFLVTRRRDTVSKDEKILKNGELIIDIEPLREKESGTLFKKLLKTSILHEESFVASIEKIAQKSNGLPIAVVKLVVEALNLSGANDLELLKLENALKQIANYKEADKCTSSLLRLAIHMLHGSDHGSCSTPGNDTLVNCYWHSWEFISRHGAIDYNVLIFSWILEGYFGSADHIKQSYEEGHRVLMKLIGCGLLKMLEDNLIMMEELVLSIPDCRRDGYEQRSVLGLARVLDESIWKGFGTLAPSDYMIKTPKRGPKKDKYISTLLIHGSSLCREDLDLYFEEKLGLQNLAIFNPRFDSIPRLLSKMEELCVLILRGCDQLQEIDAIQNLKSLTVLEISDANFLEKKEKITGDLFKEMTNLQTLNLCAVSIKMLPSSLSNLKQLRWLILRRCPFLESLPNLKELTNLEVLDLSGSTSLLNITDKTFSHLKKIQFLDFSHTSIKRLPFLCNLGNLENLTQLLLRNCKLNRLPSFKALPALQCIDISASNSNMLKDIKEDFFENKDKLKILHLSKTEISRLPSNFGNFPNLELLDLSDSSKLVTIPENAFKNMGCLRHLNLSNTKLESLPKISNLVNLRQLFLENCALHKLPKMEGVTRLEELHLSNASSLVEIEDQSFDYLSHIYLLDFSHTKIKTLPSLAKLNNLRSLNLSGTRLTFPCISSLTNLTQLSLRGCSISDQSEPNFGEHKKLEVLDLSEITGITSLSTLNNLTSLRELKLRGCSKLEQLQHLESLAHLEVLDLWETGIKQFPKEICKLTQLKHLDLPKGIMGIQESDLQKMEPEFHFYVFPEQGKAGDIHWHKVDPNFRRIYFNTLSLPGECRQFLEIIGSIEVKDVLKKAAYISLIGNKFITRLSDLGVENVDAMKGCWLQRCPEMETLCLEEEIEDKTVGNLEILWVSNLPKLKDLCSGIQPAGGGFKNLTEMYLDCCPLIKSVFHSSQFPEKLKILQIKFCEDLEILFEPNTLDKAGNLEILRASNLPKLKDLCSGIHTAGGGFKNLTEMYLDCCPLIKYVFHSSQFPEKLKILRIKFCKDLKRLFEQNNVLDADKKWSLQKLHLVELPKLTEMGVPESKKIRDVFPSLEAITVKECPMLEIMSEKIKEANCNNVEEDWNIQL, translated from the exons ATGGCCGATCAGCAGTCTGCAGAGCGAAGTAATGAAACCAAGTCTAAAG AAATTGCCACGAAAGATAGCGGACATCCAACAGAGTCAGCTGAAGGAAACAAGGAGGTCGCATCCACAAAAG AAATTGCCAGGAAAGATAGCGGAAATCCAACAGAGTCAGCTGAAGGAAACAAGGAGGTCGCATCCACAAAAG AAATTGCCAGGAAATATAGCAGAAATCCAACAGAGTTAGCTGAAGGAAACAAGGAGGTCGCATCCACAAAAG AAATTGCCAGGAAAGATAGCGGAAATCCAACAGAGTCAGCTGAAGGAAACAAGGAGGTCGCATCCACAAAAG AAATTTCCAGGAAAGATAGCATAAATCCAAGAGAGTTAGCTAAAGGAAACAAGGAGGTCGCATCCACAAAAG AAATTGCCAGGAAAGATAGCGGAAATCCAACAGAGTCAGCTGAAGGAAACAAGGAGGTCGCCTCCACAAAAG AAATTGCCAGGAAAGATAGCGGAAATCCAACAGAGTTAGCTGAAGGAAACAAGGAGGTCGCATCCACAAAAG AAATTGCCAGGAAAGATAGCGGAAATCCAACAGAGTCAACTGAAGGAAACAAGGAGGTCGCATCCACAAAAG AAATTGCCAGGAAAAATAGCGGAAATCCAATAGAGTCAGCTGATGGAAACAAGGAGGTCGCATCTACAAAAG AAATTGCTAGCCAAAATCCAACAGAGTCAGCTGCAAGAAACAAGGACGACGTCAAATCCACGGAAG aaAACGATTTCGAGAATTATATAATGGAGCAGTTGGAGGACGAAAATGTGGAAACCATTGCCCTGGAGGGGGAAGCAGGAGTAGGGAAAACATGGAAGGCTAGAAAAAGCAATGATTTTATCATCAATTCTGAGAACCACTTCTATGGAAATCTTTGGATATCTATGAACAAAGAGCACGACAAAAGGTTCCTTTATGATGTCCTTGCCCATCAGTTGTCCGTACAAGCAAGTACCGATGATTATCAAGAAGGTAATGACGAAAAGAAATCGGAAGAGTTAGTAAGGAAGATAACAAATATGCTCGTGGAAAGGAAAAGCAAGGAATCGGAAGTGTTGGAGATAACTAAGATGCTCAGGGAAATGGAACTCAAGAAAATGGAAGAGTTGGTAAGCGAGATACCTAAGAAGCTCAGGGGAATAGAAAGCAACAACTTGGAAGTGTTGGTGATAACTAAGATGGTCAGGGAAATGGAGAGCAAGAAAACGGAAGAGTTGAAAAGGAAGATAACTCAGAAGCTCGGAGAAATGGAAGAGAAGAAACTCTGGGAGAtggcaaaaaaaaagaaatccggAGGATCAGATAGACTTTCTGATAACAAAGTATTTCAGAGTAATGATCGACTGGAAGATCAGAAGCCGAAAACTGAGAAGTCAATTAAAAGTGTctggaaaaagaaggaaaaaaataagactGTTGGGTTACCGATTAATGAGAAGTCTGGAGGACATATATCATCTTCTAAAGAAAAActatttcttttagtaattctGGATGATATTCGTAGTGACAGTACTTATGAAGAGGGAACTAGGGCTGAATTGGAAACGTTGCTGCCAAAGGAATCTAGGCCCAAGTTTTTAGTCACAAGAAGAAGGGACACAGTGAGCAAGGACGAGAAAATATTGAAGAATGGGGAACTGATCATTGATATTGAGCCCTTGCGAGAAAAAGAGTCAGGGACTCTATTTAAGAAACTTCTCAAAACTTCAATTCTCCATGAGGAAAGTTTTGTAGCAAGCATTGAGAAAATTGCCCAAAAGAGCAATGGTTTGCCAATTGCAGTAGTCAAACTGGTAGTAGAAGCCTTAAATCTATCAGGAGCAAATGATCTAGAGCTTTTGAAATTGGAAAATGCTCTGAAACAAATAGCTAATTATAAGGAAGCAGATAAATGCACAAGTTCGCTCTTGCGCTTAGCAATTCACATGTTGCATGGAAGTGATCATGGATCTTGCAGTACCCCAGGAAACGACACTTTGGTCAATTGCTATTGGCATAGCTGGGAATTCATAAGCAGACATGGTGCAATAGATTACAATGTGTTGATATTCAGCTGGATATTGGAAGGATATTTCGGTTCTGCCGATCATATTAAGCAGTCATATGAAGAAGGGCATCGTGTGTTGATGAAACTAATAGGATGTGGGTTGCTGAAAATGCTAGAAGATAATCTTATTATGATGGAAGAATTGGTTCTTTCCATTCCTGATTGTCGTCGTGATGGATATGAGCAGAGATCAGTCCTGGGATTAGCTCGTGTTCTTGACGAAAGCATTTGGAAAGGATTTGGGACACTTGCACCTTCAGATTATATGATAAAGACACCAAAAAGAGGcccaaaaaaagataaatatatttcCACTCTCCTCATTCATGGAAGTAGTCTCTGCAGGGAAGACCTAGATTTATACTTCGAGGAGAAGCTAGGACTCCAAAATCTTGCCATTTTCAATCCCAGGTTCGATTCAATCCCTCGATTATTGTCTAAAATGGAAGAGCTTTGTGTGTTGATTCTCAGAGGTTGTGATCAATTGCAAGAGATCGATGCCATCCAAAACCTGAAATCACTGACAGTTCTGGAGATATCCGATGCTAACTtcttagaaaagaaagaaaagatcaCTGGCGATCTTTTTAAGGAAATGACTAATCTTCAGACCCTTAACTTGTGTGCAGTCTCCATCAAAATGCTTCCTTCCTCTCTTTCTAACCTGAAACAACTACGTTGGCTCATCCTTAGGAGGTGCCCTTTTTTGGAAAGCTTGCCAAATCTAAAAGAACTTACAAATCTCGAGGTGCTTGATCTTTCTGGTTCTACATCTTTGCTAAATATTACAGACAAAACCTTCTCCCATCTCAAGAAAATCCAATTCCTTGATTTTTCCCATACCTCAATTAAAAGACTTCCATTCCTTTGCAACCTTGGCAACCTTGAAAATCTCACTCAACTCTTGTTGCGCAACTGTAAGTTAAATAGATTGCCTTCCTTTAAAGCCTTACCTGCTCTTCAGTGTATTGATATCTCAGCTTCTAATTCTAATATGTTAAAGGATATCAAAGAAGACTTTTTTGAAAATAAGGATAAACTCAAGATCCTTCATTTGTCCAAGACTGAAATCAGCCGTTTGCCTTCCAATTTTGGCAACTTTCCAAATCTTGAGCTGCTTGATCTTTCTGATTCCTCCAAATTGGTTACAATCCCAGAAAATGCCTTCAAAAACATGGGTTGCCTCCGTCATCTCAACCTCTCAAACACAAAACTTGAAAGTCTACCAAAAATATCCAACCTTGTTAACCTTCGACAGCTCTTTCTTGAGAATTGTGCACTACATAAATTACCAAAAATGGAAGGAGTTACAAGACTTGAGGAGCTTCATCTTTCTAATGCTTCTAGTCTAGTTGAGATTGAAGATCAATCATTTGATTATCTGAGCCATATTTATCTTCTTGATTTCTCACAtaccaaaattaaaactctaCCATCACTGGCCAAGCTCAATAACCTTCGTTCTCTCAACCTTTCGGGAACAAGACTTACATTTCCTTGCATTTCCAGTCTCACCAACCTCACTCAGCTTTCACTTCGAGGTTGTTCAATCTCAGATCAATCAGAGCCAAATTTTGGAGAACATAAAAAGCTCGAGGTTTTGGATCTATCAGAGATCACAGGAATCACGTCTCTATCAACATTGAACAATCTTACCAGTCTTCGGGAGCTCAAGTTGAGAGGGTGTTCGAAGTTGGAGCAGCTTCAACATTTGGAATCGCTTGCTCATTTAGAGGTTCTTGATTTGTGGGAGACGGGAATCAAGCAATTTCCCAAAGAGATTTGTAAGTTGACTCAGTTGAAGCACCTAGATCTGCCAAAGGGTATAATGGGTATTCAAGAATCTGACTTGCAGAAGATGGAGCCCGAATTTCACTTTTATGTTTTCCCTGAGCAAGGCAAAGCTGGGGACATCCATTGGCACAAAGTTGATCCTAACTTCAGAAGAATTTACTTCAACACTCTATCTTTACCTGGGGAGTGTCGCCAGTTTTTGGAAATCATTGGGTCTATTGAGGTTAAGGATGTCCTCAAGAAAGCTGCATATATATCTTTGATTGGAAATAAGTTCATCACACGATTATCAGATCTTGGTGTGGAAAATGTGGATGCAATGAAAGGTTGTTGGCTACAGAGGTGCCCGGAAATGGAGACATTATGTttggaagaagaaatagaagacaAAACGGTGGGAAATCTAGAGATTTTGTGGGTATCAAACCTTCCCAAATTGAAGGATTTATGCAGCGGGATACAGCCAGCAGGTGGGGGCTTTAAAAATCTAACAGAAATGTATCTAGATTGTTGCCCATTGATTAAATCTGTCTTTCATTCTTCCCAATTCCCGGAAAAGCTTAAGatcctccaaatcaaattctgtGAGGATTTAGAAATACTGTTTGAGCCGAATACCTTGGATAAAGCTGGAAATCTAGAGATTTTGCGGGCATCAAACCTTCCCAAATTGAAGGATTTATGCAGCGGGATACATACAGCAGGTGGGGGCTTTAAAAATCTAACAGAAATGTATCTAGATTGTTGCCCATTGATTAAATATGTCTTTCATTCATCCCAATTCCCGGAAAAGCTTAAGATCCTCCGGATCAAATTCTGTAAGGATTTAAAAAGACTATTCGAGCAGAATAATGTCTTGGACGCTGATAAAAAATGGAGTTTACAGAAATTGCATTTGGTGGAACTGCCCAAGTTGACTGAGATGGGGGTGCCAGAGTCGAAGAAGATTCGTGATGTATTTCCATCACTAGAAGCAATCACAGTGAAGGAATGCCCAATGCTGGAGATCATGTCGGAAAAAATAAAGGAGGCAAATTGTAACAACGTTGAAGAAGATTG gAATATACAACTATAA